From the genome of Sinanaerobacter sp. ZZT-01:
AAGGAGCTTTCGGAGATGGCACGGACATTAATTTAAATAATAATTAAATAACTTTGATTGAAAAACAATTGTGTGATTTTTCATAAAATATTTCTTTTCTTTTCATTTATATAGTATAATTTATATTATCTAAGACTTTAGGCATGACTGGTTATCGTTGCTATTGATTGATTATAAAACCTTTATAATGAGATTTAATTAACTGTGCAAGAGAGGTTTGGACTTATGATTGAAACACTAAGCCAGGTACAAAAAATTATAGACATGTGTGGAGATAATACAGAAATTGTTATTTGCAATAAAGATGGTATTGTCGAATACAGTACATGTCAGCATTATACACAGTTGCCCGCACTTCTGATCGGCAGGCATATTTTAGATGTATATCCTAGTTTAAGTGAGGAAACAAGCACAATTATTAGAACCATTAAAACAGGAAAATCCATTATTAATGAAAAGCAAATTTTAACAAACAGTCAAAACCAGCAGATTTCTTTAATGTGTACCTCTATGCCAATTTTTGAAGAAGGAGAATTGATCGGAGTTGTTGATTATTCAAGATTTGTAAAAGTTATTAATAATAAATCCACAGCAGAAAAATCAAAGCGTCTATATCAGCTTGAAGATATTATTACAAGAAATGATGACATGCTTTTGTTAAAGGAACGTATAAAAACGATAGCTGATAATAATTCGACGGTTCTTATTTATGGGGAGACGGGAACAGGAAAAGAGCTGGTTGCACAATCCATACACACAAGCAGCCGGCGAAATGGAAAGCCCTTTATTTCGCAAAATTGTGCGGCAATACCAAGCAATCTTTTTGAAAGCATTTTCTTCGGTACAGAAAAAGGGAGCTATACGGGAGCACAGACGCAAAAAGGATTGTTTGAATTCGCAGATGGCGGTACTTTATTTTTAGATGAAATCAACTCTATGGACATTTCCATGCAAGTCAAGCTCTTAAAAGTACTTGAAGATAAAAAGGTAAGGCACATTGGAGGGCAAAAAGATATTCCCTTTGATGTCCGCATCATTTGTGCGACCAATGAAAAATTAGAGGACTTACTAGTTTCAAAGCGATTGAGAGAAGATTTATATTATAGAATCAGTATTGTTAAAATATACATTCCTCCACTGAGGCAGAGAAAAAATGATGTCCTGTTACTTGCCGATTATTTTATAAAAAAATATAATAAAAAAATGGACAGGGACATTAGGGGATTAAGCGAAATGGTAAAAAGTATCATGGGAAGTTGGAATTGGCCCGGAAATGTAAGAGAGTTAAAAAATATGATTGAGAGTGCCTTTAATCATGAAGGGGGACATGAAATTATATTAAAGGATATTCAAGAGTTTATTCGGTCGATTGAGTATCAAAGTGCGACACCGATTGAATATCAGACAGCACCGCTTGCTCACCAAGCCATTTTACCTTGTGGTGAGAATGATAGCATTATTGATTTGCAAAATACGGTGGACCGTTATGAAAAGGAATTAATACAACGTGCAATAAAGAATACAGGCAGCTTAACAGAAGCTGCTTCGAAACTATCTATTACACCGCAAAGACTGAATTATAAAATTTCAAAGTATAATCTGCGATGACCTTTTATAAAAAAAATTTTATAAATTAAAAATTTTTTTATAAAAATTTTTGTAAACTTTTAAATATTACGAAAAATAGCGTATAGGAAAGCCTTTTATGCTATTTTTTTTTTTGGCATATTACTTGCTTTATAAATAATTGTTCGCAAAAAAGAGAGGAGGGTGGAAAAGTAAGCGTACGAAGTCTTAGATGGCTTAAACTCATAATTTGAAATAAACGTGCTATTTTAAAAATTATTGTTAATTATGGAGGTCGAAAATGAGTATTACGGAGATTACAGGACAGATAAATGCTATTTTATGGAGCAAATCTCTCATTTATGTTTGTTTAGCAGCAGGTTTGTATTTCTCGATAAGAACCGCATTTCCACAAATAAGATTATTTAAGGATATGGTAAAACTACTTCTTAGCGGGAAAAGCTCAAAAAGTGGTGTATCCTCGTTTCAGGGATTTGCTATGGCATTAGGCGGACGTGTTGGAATTGGAAATATTGCTGGTGTAGCTACAGCTATCTTCTACGGCGGTCCAGGAGCAATCTTTTGGATGTGGGTCATTGCCTTTTTTGGTGCAGGATCAGCTTATGTGGAATCATCACTTTCTCAAGTTTGGAAAGAAGACATCGGCGGTGAATATCGAGGGGGTCCGGCTTTCTATATTGAAAAAGGTCTAAAGAGCAAGGTAGTTGCAGTTATTTTTACCATTGCAGTTATCATCGCATGTGGATTTACGGGACCTGGAATTCAAGCATTTAATATTGCTGATTCTTTTAAGAATGCATTTGGGATCAGCCCGCTTATTACAGGAATCGGTGTCGCAGCTTTATTCACAATTGTAATTTTTGGCGGCGTAAAAAGAATTGGGAAGTTCGCTGAAATTGTTGTACCGGTCATGGCAATCGCATATATTGTGGTAGCGCTTGTGATTGTGGCTATTCATATTACAGAAGTTCCAGCAATGTTTAAATTAATCTTTTCTTCAGCGTTTAATATGAATGCAACCTTCGGAGGAATCTTTGGAAATGCAGTTTTATGGGGCATAAAAAGAGGTGTATATTCAAACGAAGCAGGACAAGGTACTGGCGCAATGGCTGCTGGTGCAGCAGAAGTTTCTCACCCGGCAAAACAAGGATTGGTTCAGGCATTTTCCGTTTATGTCGATACTCTTT
Proteins encoded in this window:
- a CDS encoding sigma-54 interaction domain-containing protein, with the protein product MIETLSQVQKIIDMCGDNTEIVICNKDGIVEYSTCQHYTQLPALLIGRHILDVYPSLSEETSTIIRTIKTGKSIINEKQILTNSQNQQISLMCTSMPIFEEGELIGVVDYSRFVKVINNKSTAEKSKRLYQLEDIITRNDDMLLLKERIKTIADNNSTVLIYGETGTGKELVAQSIHTSSRRNGKPFISQNCAAIPSNLFESIFFGTEKGSYTGAQTQKGLFEFADGGTLFLDEINSMDISMQVKLLKVLEDKKVRHIGGQKDIPFDVRIICATNEKLEDLLVSKRLREDLYYRISIVKIYIPPLRQRKNDVLLLADYFIKKYNKKMDRDIRGLSEMVKSIMGSWNWPGNVRELKNMIESAFNHEGGHEIILKDIQEFIRSIEYQSATPIEYQTAPLAHQAILPCGENDSIIDLQNTVDRYEKELIQRAIKNTGSLTEAASKLSITPQRLNYKISKYNLR
- a CDS encoding alanine/glycine:cation symporter family protein, coding for MSITEITGQINAILWSKSLIYVCLAAGLYFSIRTAFPQIRLFKDMVKLLLSGKSSKSGVSSFQGFAMALGGRVGIGNIAGVATAIFYGGPGAIFWMWVIAFFGAGSAYVESSLSQVWKEDIGGEYRGGPAFYIEKGLKSKVVAVIFTIAVIIACGFTGPGIQAFNIADSFKNAFGISPLITGIGVAALFTIVIFGGVKRIGKFAEIVVPVMAIAYIVVALVIVAIHITEVPAMFKLIFSSAFNMNATFGGIFGNAVLWGIKRGVYSNEAGQGTGAMAAGAAEVSHPAKQGLVQAFSVYVDTLFVCTATAIMILSTGAYNVVDNSGAFIVENLPDIGVGVGFTQAAIDTLLPGVGGAFIAIAMFFFAFTTLLSFAYYAMSNVAFLFKDSKHLGVITNVVRVIQVVMVVFASVKSSEFAWNLADIGVGMIAWINILSILIIGKYGFATLKDYEEQKKMGLDPVFVPERCGIDNAPLWNKIAKENYPEELQKLEAKLK